In the genome of Cryptomeria japonica chromosome 8, Sugi_1.0, whole genome shotgun sequence, one region contains:
- the LOC131072422 gene encoding reticulon-like protein B8, which translates to MPEHSRRVSAENLLDNFMETFAHNVPKKSSEPVFESTEKSTVSDSFNRLFGREKPVHHLLGGGKSADVLLWRNKRISGSVLAGATFTWLLFEWLNYHMLTLICIGLVLSMTILFLWSNAANILNRSAPSFPRISLPEDIFVTAAIALSNEINRFLSFLQDVASGKDLKTFLVVAGSLFAVAIIGSWCNFLTIFYIGFVAAHTLPVLYEKYGDQIDSCIYDALDKTKQNYRRFDSQVLRRIPTMKGKKSQ; encoded by the exons ATGCCGGAACATTCGCGAAGGGTAAGTGCTGAAAATCTCCTGgacaatttcatggaaacattTGCGCACAACGTCCCAAAAAAGAGTTCGGAGCCAGTATTCGAAAGCACTGAAAAATCAACCGTTTCAGATTCGTTTAATCGGCTCTTTGGACGCGAGAAGCCCGTCCATCATCTGCTCGGTGGAGGCAAAT CTGCCGATGTTTTATTGTGGAGAAACAAGCGAATTTCTGGTAGCGTTCTTGCTGGTGCCACATTCACATGGTTGCTTTTTGAATGGCTGAATTATCACATGCTGACGCTAATTTGCATCGGCTTGGTTCTTTCTATGACAATCTTGTTTCTCTGGTCGAATGCTGCCAACATCCTCAACAG gtCTGCGCCAAGTTTTCCGCGAATTTCCCTTCCTGAGGATATTTTTGTTACTGCTGCTATTGCTCTCAGTAATGAAATAAATAGGTTTTTAAGCTTTCTACAGGATGTTGCTTCAGGAAAAGACCTAAAGACATTTCTTGTG GTTGCAGGAAGTTTGTTTGCTGTTGCTATAATTGGCAGTTGGTGCAACTTTTTAACAATATTCTACATAG GGTTTGTTGCTGCACATACATTGCCTGTATTGTATGAGAAATATGGAGATCAAATAGATTCATGTATTTATGATGCTTTGGATAAAACGAAGCAGAATTATAGGAGATTTGATTCCCAAGTCCTTCGAAGAATACCAACTATGAAGGGAAAGAAATCTCAGTGA